From a single Kitasatospora azatica KCTC 9699 genomic region:
- a CDS encoding AAA family ATPase, with amino-acid sequence MTTLFLMVGLPGAGKTTRARQLADEHGALRLTPDDWMIPLFGEAESDGKRDVLEGRMLWLALEAVKLGTNVVVDYGCWSRDERSAIRWLVEAEDASFRMVYLPVDDETQRARIAHRWATTPEETFPMTEADILDGRAHFEEPDAAELGGGAAAGPPSGWAGWREWAASRWPSFA; translated from the coding sequence GTGACCACGTTGTTCCTGATGGTCGGCCTGCCAGGGGCCGGAAAGACCACGAGGGCTCGGCAACTCGCCGATGAGCACGGCGCGCTGCGCCTGACGCCCGATGACTGGATGATTCCCCTGTTCGGCGAGGCGGAGTCGGACGGGAAGCGCGACGTGCTGGAGGGGCGCATGCTCTGGCTCGCCTTGGAGGCGGTCAAGCTGGGCACCAATGTCGTGGTGGACTACGGCTGTTGGTCCCGGGACGAACGGTCCGCGATCCGCTGGCTGGTGGAGGCCGAGGACGCGTCCTTCCGCATGGTTTACCTGCCGGTGGACGATGAGACGCAACGCGCCCGGATCGCCCATCGCTGGGCGACCACCCCCGAGGAGACGTTCCCGATGACTGAGGCCGACATCCTGGACGGGCGGGCGCACTTCGAGGAGCCCGACGCGGCGGAGCTGGGAGGCGGCGCGGCCGCCGGCCCGCCCTCCGGCTGGGCGGGCTGGCGGGAGTGGGCCGCCAGCCGGTGGCCGTCGTTCGCGTGA